The sequence below is a genomic window from Sorangiineae bacterium MSr12523.
GAAGTGCGTTGTCGACGAGGTTGTGCAGGACGCGCGAAAAGAGATCCGCATCCGCATCGACGGAGGGAAGCTCCTCGGCGGCATCGATCTGGAGCTCGACCTCGCGCTGCGCCAGCTCGGGCTCGTAGGCGGCAACGACGCGACCGAACAGCTCGGGCAGACTCACGGAGCTGAGCCGAAGAGCCAGGCGCCCTTCCTCACACCGGGCCACGTCGAGCAGGTTGGCGATGACGCGGAAGATGCGATCGCTCGCATGCCGGCACTCGGCGAGGGCACCGCGCAGGACGTCGAACGAGGCATCCGGAGGGAGTTGCTCGAGCACGAAGTCGAGGTTGAGGGCCACGGCCGAAAGAGGGCCCTTGAAGTCGTGCACCAACACGGGAGCAATGTCTCCGAAGGTGCGTGGCGTCGCCTCGAGCGCTGGTAGAGAGCGCGAGGCCGTGACGGATTTAGCGGCCATCTTCCTCTATTTAGAGAGAACGGCTCGCTGCGAACAAAAGTTTAGCCCCGATATGCAACGGACCGACGATTTCAATCCGCCGCTACGGCTGGGCTCAAAGAAAGGGGTTCAGGTGCGGCTCCGCAGTGCCTCCCCCGCGCACCTTTTGTAGGCCAAAGCTCCCGGTGCGCACACCGAGGCGCACGATGAGCAACAAGGCAAGGACCACATCGACGGCGGCGACGAGGGACTCCATTTCGGGGTGAATGCGCAGGTACGCCCACGCCATGCACGCCCCCAAGGCCGCCGCGGACAAGGGAACGAGCCATCGCCAGGCGAGGCCGATGAGCATGCGCGTTTCGATGGCCGAGGTCATGCGGCGACCCCGGGCGACGAGGTGCGCGATGCCGTGCATCTTCGCGAGAAAGAGAACGCACCCGAGAAGCGCGTAGAAGCCGTTCGTGCGCTGCGCCCCCGGCGCGAGCATCGGAAGCGTCCAGCCGCCGAGGAAGACCGCGGCGCAAAGGCCGGCAAGCGCCAGCACGTGCACCTGCTCGGCGAGGGAAACGATGCCGCGCGCAGCCGGCGAAAACCGCTCTTTGGTGGTCGACGCGAGGAAGGCAAGAAAGAGAAGGAAGGCCGGCGGCGAACGGAAAGCAATCCACTCCCAAGGCCAGCCGCCCTGCACCGACGCAATGTCGCGAAGGCGGAGGGAGCCGGCGATGCTGACGGCGCCGATCAAGGCGAGCACCACGGGAAGTTCGAAGGTGACGATGGTGAACACGCCGCGCAGGCGGTTCGTGAGGGAACCACCTGCGAGAAGTGCCAGAGTGGCCAAGGTCATCCATGAGACGATGGCGAAGGTCGGGACATCGAGCTCCGCGATGAGGCTGCGCGACGCCGTCGAGAGCGACGAAAGAAGCGTGAGCAACGCAAAGCAGAGCGAGACGGTGATGGCGACCATGAGGCGCTCACGCCGCGGCGGTGCATGCGGTGCGACGGAAGAGCGGGGCGCGCTGGCAAACCTCTTTTCGAGCCAGGTGATGGGACCACGCGACGGGGTGAAGAAGAGAAGCACGACGAGCGTCGCCGCAATGGCGATGAACGCGGCGCCAAAGACGTCCGTCGGGATCGAGCGATCCACACCGAGGGTGTGCACGGTGCGCTTTTCCTCGCGCGCCGCGGCGCCGCGTCGGAGGGTGATCTCGACGTCGCGCACGCCGCTCGGGATGACCACGTCGGCGAGCTTGCCGATGCGCACGCCCGCAAACCCGACGAGAACGTCGTCCGCAAGGATCCCTGCCTCTTCGGCGCGTGATCCGGCATCGACTTTGGCCACGCGGAGTCCCCGCTCCCCCGTGGGCTCGGTGCCGTGAATGCCAATGGCCGCGAGGGTCTTCTCCCCTTCGGCAGCGCGTTCGGCAATGACCGAGGGCGAATCTTCCGGCGGGCGCAAGTCGAGCGTCACCTGGTGGAGAACGGCGGTAACGGGCGGCGCTCCTTTGGACGCAGCGGCAAATGAGACTTCGAGATCGCCCTCGAAGGTGGTGTGCCGCCGATGGTCGGCGATGCCGCAGAACTCGGCGTCGAGCGCTTCCGTGTACGCAACCTCGATGCTGTCGCGCCCCACGACGGTGCCGTCCGCGTCGATCACAGCGCCACGCGCCGGCCGCTCTCCGGGCCGATAAAGCGTCCCACGAAAGGCGATGCGCGCCGCCTTTCCCTGCGGGAAACCTGCCCCGGTGATCTCGAGCTTGTCGCCCACCTCCGCTTCCCGGGGCGTCAATTCCGTCACCGAAATGAGCTGCGGCGCCGGCTCCGCCTCACAGCCGAGCACTGCCGCGCCCAGGGCCACCACGAGAAACGCAACGAACGATACGAAGACGAATCGAGGCATGCAGATCGAGTCCGCCGCCGATCTAAGCGCGCCACCCACCCCAGGTCGAAATTCCTACGAACAGCGCCGTTAATTCGCCCCCGTGCCGCGGCTTCGATAGGCTGGCCGGATGGGGGCTGCTTCGCTTTCGGTCGAGCACGAAGGCCTCGTTCTACTCTTCCGGAATCGGCCCACCCTCGCCGCGGAGTGCTTACGCGACCTTCTCGGCTGCCCAGTACCGGAGTTCGCCAGCGTGGAGAGCGTCGACACGCAGGTCGCGCAGGTGGTGGCTGCGAATCGCGCGCCGGATCTCATCCTCGTTCTCCGAGATGAAGCAGGCAGGCCGCGGCTCGTCCTCATCGTCGAGATGCAACGCGGTGTGGATCGAAAGAAGGAGCGCTCGTGGCCGCTGTACATCACGGCGGAAGCCGCGAAATACGATTGCGATGCGATGCTGCTCGTCGTCGCCATTCAGGAGACGGTGGCGACATGGGCACAGGGCCCCTTCCCGACTGGCCATGCGGGCTTTTCGCTACAGCCACACGTGCTGGGTCCTTCGGCCATTCCGCTGATCGATGACCCTGTTCAAGCTGCCAACGCGCCCGAGCTCGCCGTCCTCTCGACGATGACGCATGTGAAGCGCAAGCCAACGGAGGATGCTGCCCTGTTGGCGGGGGCTATCCTCGGGGTGTGCCGCCAGCTCGACGAGGAGCGAGCGTCGGTTTATTCTGACCTCATCATCGCTTCGATGAGCGAGGCGGCCCGAGCCCACTTGGAGAGTTTGATGGCATCCGGCAACTACGTTTTCCAAAGTGACTGGGTCAAGAGGAACATCGCGCTTGGAAAGGCCGAGGGACTCGCCGAGGGTGAGGCCAAGGGCGAGGCCAGGGCGCTGTTCGCTATTTTGGAGGCTCGAAAAATCCCGGTGCACGACGAGGCGCGGGCGCGCATCGCGGCGACGATGGATCTACAGGTCCTCGAACGGTGGATTCGGCGCGCGGTCTCCGTGACGTCGGTGGACGAGTTGTTTCACGACTGAAAGATCCGCCGCGGTCGGCTTTGTGGTAGGGACGGAGCCGATGCAGATTCCGGTCGTCGAGGCCATCGTTCTTGGCGTCGTTCAGGGAATTACGGAATTTTTGCCGATCTCGAGCGATGGGCACTTGGCGCTCGTGCAGCTTCTCTTCGGTGGGCAAGCGGACTTGGCGACGACCGTCGTGCTCCATGCGGGCACGTTCGCGGCGACGTTGCTCGTGCTGCGCAAGCGCGTCGTCGCGGCCGTTCATGAAGGTGTGCGCGGCCTCTTTCGGCCTTCGCTGATGCGCGAGACGCCGGGCGGGCGCGATGCCTTCGTCGTCATCCTGGCGAGTGTGCCGACCGCGCTCGTTGGACTCACCTTGAAGAAATCCGTCGAGGAGTGGTCGAGCTCCCCCATCATCGTGGGCGCCTGCCTTCTCTTGTCGGCGGTCGCCGTAGCCTCCACGCGGTGGTCGCCCGTAGGACGCGAGCTCACGCCATCGACATGGGGCTCCGTCCTCGTGGGGCTCGCGCAAGGCAGCGCCGTGCTTCCAGGGTTGAGCCGCAGCGCCATGACCATCGCGAGCCTCCTCTGGCTGGGCGTGCGCGCCGATCGCGCGTTCGAGTTGTCATTCCTCATGTCCTTGCCTGCCGTGTTCGGCGCCATCGTCCTCGAAGGCCGGCACGGGTTCGGACCCCAGACGGGCGGCGCCTTCCCACTGCTCGCGGGCACCGTGGTCGCGTTTGGCGTGGGCATCGTCGCCCTTCTCGCACTGCGTCGTGTCCTCGTGGGCGGCAAGCTTGCGCTCTTTGCGGCCTACCTCGTGCCCCTGGCCATTGCCACCATCGCCTGGGGCTACGCGCGGCCGTCGTACACGCCGTAGCTATAGCTGTGGTAACACCTTGCGCATGGCCGCAAACGTCTACGCAGTGATCATGGCCGGCGGCGCCGGCACGCGGTTCTGGCCTGCATCGCGCAATCATCGCCCCAAGCAGCTTCTGGCGCTGGGCGGCGACGCCAACGAGTCGCTCCTCGCGGCCACCGTTCGGCGCCTCGCGCCGCTGGTCCCGGCCGATCGCGTGTACATTGCAACCGGTGCTCACCTGATCGACGCGACCGCGGCCGTCCTTCCCGACGTCCCGCGCGCGCAACTCCTCGCCGAGCCGGTGCCGCGCAACACTGCACCGTGCATCGGATGGGCCGCGGCCACCATCGCGCGCCGCGATCCCGAGGCGCTCATCGCGGTGCTGCCGAGCGACCATTACATCCTCGATGAACCGGGCTTTCGCGCCACGCTCGAGCGCGCCCTCGACGGCGCGCGGCAGGGACGCATCACGACCATCGGCATCGTCCCCACCCGGCCCGAAACGGGGTACGGCTACATCGAGCTGGGCGCCGAACTCGCGCCGGGCCTCTCCTCGGTGGCGCGCTTCGTGGAGAAACCGAACCGCGCCCGCGCCGAAGAATACGTCGCGGGCAAAAAGCACCTGTGGAACGCGGGGATGTTCTTCTTCCACGCAAGCGCCATGAAAAAGGCCATCGCGGCGCACCTGCCGGCCCTCGCCGCAGGCCTCGACCGGCTCGACACGGCCGCCAAAGACGGCAACGAAGCCGCCGTGTTGGCCGAAGTCTTCCCCACCCTGCCCAGCGTGTCCATCGACGTCGGCGTCATGGAGAAGTCCGCAGATCTCGCCGTCGCACACGGCGATTTCGGCTGGAACGACGTGGGCAGTTGGGAAAGCGCCTGGGAGCTCGCAGCGAAGGACGCTTCGGGCAACGCCCTGCCGGACGGCACCGTGGCCGTCGACGCGCACCGCAACCTCGTGCGCGACCTCACGACCGACAAAAAGAAAAAATTGGTCGCCCTCGTCGGCGTGAATGACCTGGTCATCGTCGAGACCGACGATGCCTTCCTGGTCATCCCGCGCGAACGCGCCCAAGACGTTCGCGCCGTCGTGGATGCCCTGCGCACCCGCGGCGACACGAACCGGATCTAAGCTAGCGGAACTTCCGCGACGCCCGCTTCTGCGCTGCCGGCGACTTCGCGGCCGCCGGCGAGCTCATTTTGCCCTTCGCCCCGGAACCGCGGGTCGTGCGTTTGCCCTTCTTGTTCGCGTACGGCTCGTACGACACCCCGCTCGCGGGCGGCGCATCCGACGCGGCGACTCCGCTGAGCGACTCGAGCCGCTTCAACTCGTCGCGCAGGCGGGCCGCCGTCTCGAACTCCAGGTTTTCGGCCGCGGTGAACATCGCCAGACGCAGCTCGGCAATCTTCTCCGCGAGATCGTCCGTCTCGGCGACCGCGTGGTGGCCCGCCTTGCCGTCACGCCCCACCTTGGGCACGTTCAAATAGTCAATCGTGCCCGCCGCCGGGTTCACGTTCATGACCGCGCGCACCACCGTCTGCGGCGTGATGCCGTGCTCCTTGTTGTAGTCCTCCTGCAGAGCCCTACGACGGTTCGTCTCCTCGATGGCCTGCTTCATGGCCGGGGTGATGTGGTCCGCGTACATGATGACGCGACCATTCACGTTGCGGGCGGCGCGTCCGATGGTCTGAATCAGCGAGCGCGGACTGCGCAAAAAGCCTTCTTTGTCGGCATCGAAAATGGCGACCAGGCTCACCTCGGGAAGATCGAGGCCCTCGCGCAAAAGGTTGA
It includes:
- a CDS encoding HAMP domain-containing histidine kinase; its protein translation is MAAKSVTASRSLPALEATPRTFGDIAPVLVHDFKGPLSAVALNLDFVLEQLPPDASFDVLRGALAECRHASDRIFRVIANLLDVARCEEGRLALRLSSVSLPELFGRVVAAYEPELAQREVELQIDAAEELPSVDADADLFSRVLHNLVDNALRNTRARGKLVLSAHAVRDTMEIRVKNEGPPIPLAIRNRLFTRAVGTEAEGMGLNRGLGLYFCRLALQELGATIGLSEEPGFPVCFVIRYPIPVRSVR
- a CDS encoding NADH-quinone oxidoreductase subunit H; amino-acid sequence: MPRFVFVSFVAFLVVALGAAVLGCEAEPAPQLISVTELTPREAEVGDKLEITGAGFPQGKAARIAFRGTLYRPGERPARGAVIDADGTVVGRDSIEVAYTEALDAEFCGIADHRRHTTFEGDLEVSFAAASKGAPPVTAVLHQVTLDLRPPEDSPSVIAERAAEGEKTLAAIGIHGTEPTGERGLRVAKVDAGSRAEEAGILADDVLVGFAGVRIGKLADVVIPSGVRDVEITLRRGAAAREEKRTVHTLGVDRSIPTDVFGAAFIAIAATLVVLLFFTPSRGPITWLEKRFASAPRSSVAPHAPPRRERLMVAITVSLCFALLTLLSSLSTASRSLIAELDVPTFAIVSWMTLATLALLAGGSLTNRLRGVFTIVTFELPVVLALIGAVSIAGSLRLRDIASVQGGWPWEWIAFRSPPAFLLFLAFLASTTKERFSPAARGIVSLAEQVHVLALAGLCAAVFLGGWTLPMLAPGAQRTNGFYALLGCVLFLAKMHGIAHLVARGRRMTSAIETRMLIGLAWRWLVPLSAAALGACMAWAYLRIHPEMESLVAAVDVVLALLLIVRLGVRTGSFGLQKVRGGGTAEPHLNPFL
- a CDS encoding undecaprenyl-diphosphate phosphatase produces the protein MQIPVVEAIVLGVVQGITEFLPISSDGHLALVQLLFGGQADLATTVVLHAGTFAATLLVLRKRVVAAVHEGVRGLFRPSLMRETPGGRDAFVVILASVPTALVGLTLKKSVEEWSSSPIIVGACLLLSAVAVASTRWSPVGRELTPSTWGSVLVGLAQGSAVLPGLSRSAMTIASLLWLGVRADRAFELSFLMSLPAVFGAIVLEGRHGFGPQTGGAFPLLAGTVVAFGVGIVALLALRRVLVGGKLALFAAYLVPLAIATIAWGYARPSYTP
- a CDS encoding NTP transferase domain-containing protein, with product MAANVYAVIMAGGAGTRFWPASRNHRPKQLLALGGDANESLLAATVRRLAPLVPADRVYIATGAHLIDATAAVLPDVPRAQLLAEPVPRNTAPCIGWAAATIARRDPEALIAVLPSDHYILDEPGFRATLERALDGARQGRITTIGIVPTRPETGYGYIELGAELAPGLSSVARFVEKPNRARAEEYVAGKKHLWNAGMFFFHASAMKKAIAAHLPALAAGLDRLDTAAKDGNEAAVLAEVFPTLPSVSIDVGVMEKSADLAVAHGDFGWNDVGSWESAWELAAKDASGNALPDGTVAVDAHRNLVRDLTTDKKKKLVALVGVNDLVIVETDDAFLVIPRERAQDVRAVVDALRTRGDTNRI